The Planktothrix agardhii NIES-204 genomic interval CAGGTCTGTTTTTAACAATTGCCAAGCCGTTTCCGTTTCAAATAACCAAAGAAACATGGCTACCCCCGGCCAAAATATCGGGTTAGTGGGGGAATGGAAATCAACCAGGGTAAAAATTCCCCCAGGTTTAAGGACGCGATAAACCTCATTGAGAATTTGTTGCAACTGTTCCGGGTTCATTTCGTGCAGGGCGGCGCTGGTGTGCACCAGGTCAAAGCTGTTATCGCCAAAGGGCATATTTTCCGCAAACCCTTCAACATATTGGGCTTGGGGAACATTATTCCGGGCGCGTTTGAGGGACAACGGAGAAGCATCCAACCCCGTCACATTTTGGGAATACTCAACTAACACCCCCGTTGCTTGTCCACTTCCACAGCACAAGTCGAGAATTTGGGTTTCCGGTGTCAGGGTTAAGCCCGTTAAGGCCAACTCCCGAAACCGACGCTCACCGCCCACACTCAACGCCGCCAGTCGGGAAATGGTATCATAGAGCCATTGATAGCGGTAACTTAAACTTCTGAGAATAGTTGCCATGTTAAGAACAATTTTTATAAATTAAAAGATCGACTAACCCACAAGGACAATATATTGTTAAGATAGTTAACAAATCTTAGGATAGGAAGTATCCGCTATGGGACGAGTCGGAGTCTTACTGCTAAATCTGGGCGGGCCAGAGCAACTGCAAGATGTTCGCCCCTTTTTGTATAATCTATTTTCAGACCCAGAAATTATCCGTTTGCCCTTTGCTTGGATGCAAAAACCTTTGGCTTGGATGATTTCAACTTTGCGCTATCAGAAGTCCCAGGAAAATTATAAGGCGATCGGGGGCGGTTCTCCCCTGCGGCGAATTACGGAAGAACAAGCCATTGCTTTACAAGGGTCTTTACAGGAAAAAGGTCACGATATCCGGGTGTATGTGGGGATGCGCTATTGGAACCCATTTACTGAAGAAGCAGTGGCCAAAATCAAACGGGATCAAATCGAAGAATTAGTTATTTTACCTTTATATCCGCAATTTTCAATTAGTACCAGTGGTTCTAGTTTTCGAGTTTTAGAAAAACTTTGGGAACAAGATCCCAGTTTACAAAAAGTTGATTATACAGTAATTCCTTCTTGGTATAATCGTCCGGGTTATCTACAAGCAATGACGGAATTAATTGAGCAGGAAATTGAACATTGTGATCATCCTGAACAGGTGCAAATTTTCTTTAGTGCCCACGGTGTTCCGGTTAGTTATGTCGAAGAAGCTGGAGATCCCTATCGGGATGAAATTGAAGGCTGTACGGCGGCAATTATGCAGACCTTAAACCGTCCTAACCCCCATGTTCTCGCCTATCAAAGTCGAGTTGGCCCCGTGGAATGGTTGAAACCTTATACGGATGAAGTTATTCTTGAATTAGCCAAAGAAGGCGTTAAAGAATTAGTCGTGGTTCCGATTAGTTTTGTATCTGAACATATCGAAACTTTAGAAGAAATTGATATGGAATATCGAGAACTGGCTGAAGAAGCTGGGATTGAAAAATTCAATCGAGTTCCGGCATTAAATACCCATCCGGTGTTTATTAATGATTTAGCAGAAATGGTTATAGAAGCCTTAAATGCTCCTAATATTAAGTTCTCCGATGTCGCACACCCCGGCAAAAAAACCAAGATGTATCCTCAAGAAAGTTGGGAATGGGGACTCACCACCACCGCCGAAGTTTGGAATGGTCGGTTAGCCATGTTAGGAATGATCGGCATATTAATAGAAATTATGACCGGACAAGGCCCCTTACATTTCATTGGGTTGCTGTAAACGGGGTTTGGGCGTTTGGCTGTTGTGGGTTGGCGGTTGATAGTTTATCTATAGCAACCGCCTTAGTTTAAAAATAATAAATTTATAAAAATCAACAGAAAATTTATTTGATCAAACAAGTTTATGATACAATCAATGCCCTCCATATAGTAATTGAGTAATTAAATCACTATGATCCCTGAACTTATGGTACAACCTTCTTACTGGATTGATAGTGATATTTGGATCAGTAGATTTGATATAGCAATCCTATTTGAGTTGTGTTTAAAATCCCTGATCAAAAGGGAACACCGGAACAGCCCCCCAAACCCCCCGTACACGGGGGGCTAGGGGGGGAGGGATCTGGGGTAATACTTCTGGCCGTTTCATATCAGTATTGAAATGTTACAACCTATTTAGGATTGCTATATTCCTTTACGAACTTTGGATGCTTTGCATTTAGCGATCGCATTTTCTTATGAAATTTCTTTAATAACAGCAGATGAAGGTTTAGCTGCGAGTGCCAAGGTATTAGGAGTTCCAGTCCAAATTTTAAGACTTTAGCGCGATCGTTTTTATTGTTTGAATACAGGTTAATAGTAAAAATGCGATCGCATTTGACAATGATTAACAATTCAACCGTAGGGGATCTTTAATTATTAGTAATTATCTCCCTAAACCCGCCCAATTCCTTTGGAGTTATTACCTTTGGTTGGATAATTAATCGCCAAACATTATGCCAGTGGTTAAGATAAGATAAACTCGGATTCGTATTCGAGACAAAAGCTATTAAAACAGGAGTTTTTAATTCATGTGTGGAATTGTTGGTTATATTGGGACTCGAGTTGCCAGTGAAATTCTCATGTCCGGGTTAGAAAAACTAGAATATCGGGGTTATGATTCGGCGGGTTTAGCGACAATTTGGGAAGGGAATATTCATTCTATGAGAGCTAAGGGAAAGCTCCATAACCTCCGGGAAAAATTAGCCCATGTTGAGATGCCCTCTAGTATTGGGATTGGTCATACACGCTGGGCAACCCATGGCAAACCGGAAGAACGGAATGCCCATCCGCACCTCGATCCGAAAGAAGGGGTAGCCGTTGTTCAAAATGGGATTGTGGAAAATTATCGGGAATTACGAGAAGAATTAAAAGCCAAAGGTTATGAGTTTAAATCCGATACGGATACGGAAGTAATTCCCCATTTGATTGCTGATTTTTTAGCAACTCCAACTTCTGAAAAAATATCTTTTTTAGAGGCTGTCCGTAAAACTGTTAATCGTTTAGAAGGAGCATTTGCGATCGCGGTTTTATGTGCAGATTCTCCCAATGAATTAATTGTGGCTCGTCAACAAGCTCCTTTATCAATTGGTTTAGGTCAAGGAGAATTTTTCTGTGCTTCCGACACCCCGGCTTTAGTTCCCTATACCCAAGCAATTTTAAGTTTAGAAAATGGGGAAATGGCTCGTTTAACCCATTTGGGTGTAGAGGTTTATAGTTTTGCGGGAGAACGTTTACATAAAGTTCCTCGGATTCTTAATTTGAGTCCGACTTTAGTTGAGAAGCACGCCTTTAAACATTTTATGTTAAAGGAAATCCATGAACAACCGGGAGTTGTTCGGGATTGTTTGCAAGCCTATTTAGATCCAGAATTGGAACTAGAACCGGAAAAAACCACTGAAAAATCTAAAGCCAAAAAACGACCTTCACCAATTCATTTAAGTGTTCCTTCAAGCTGGTATCAAGATTTAGAACAAATTGAAATTCTAGCCTGTGGAACCAGTTGGCACGCCAGTTTAGTCGGGAAATATTTGTTAGAACAAATCGCAAATATTCCTACGGTGGTACAGTATGCGTCTGAGGCTCGTTACGCACCGACCCCCCTGCGACCCCATACTTTAACAATTGGAGTTACACAGTCGGGAGAAACGGCCGATACCTTAGCTTCCTTGGCAATGGAACAGCAACGGCGGATAAATTCCCCGGCAAAATACGCGCCTAAACTATTAGGAATTACCAACCGTCCTGAAAGTTCTTTAGCCCAATTAGTTCCCCATATTATTGATACCAGAGCCGGAATTGAAATTGGGGTGGCTGCAACCAAAACCTTTGTCGCTCAATTAGTTGCCTTTTATTTATTGGCTTTAGATATTGCTTGGCATCGTCAAAGTTTGCCCGAATCTC includes:
- the glmS gene encoding glucosamine--fructose-6-phosphate aminotransferase produces the protein MCGIVGYIGTRVASEILMSGLEKLEYRGYDSAGLATIWEGNIHSMRAKGKLHNLREKLAHVEMPSSIGIGHTRWATHGKPEERNAHPHLDPKEGVAVVQNGIVENYRELREELKAKGYEFKSDTDTEVIPHLIADFLATPTSEKISFLEAVRKTVNRLEGAFAIAVLCADSPNELIVARQQAPLSIGLGQGEFFCASDTPALVPYTQAILSLENGEMARLTHLGVEVYSFAGERLHKVPRILNLSPTLVEKHAFKHFMLKEIHEQPGVVRDCLQAYLDPELELEPEKTTEKSKAKKRPSPIHLSVPSSWYQDLEQIEILACGTSWHASLVGKYLLEQIANIPTVVQYASEARYAPTPLRPHTLTIGVTQSGETADTLASLAMEQQRRINSPAKYAPKLLGITNRPESSLAQLVPHIIDTRAGIEIGVAATKTFVAQLVAFYLLALDIAWHRQSLPESRLLEIIKDLRQLPAQMEQLLQSQEKYIEELASDFNETQDFIFLGRGINFPIALEGALKLKEISYIHAEGYPAGEMKHGPIALLDEKVPVVAIAMPGNVYEKVISNAQEAKARDARLIGVIPIEELEAKETFDDVLAVPIVDEILSPILTVIPLQLLAYYIAARRGLDVDQPRNLAKSVTVE
- the hemH gene encoding ferrochelatase, which gives rise to MGRVGVLLLNLGGPEQLQDVRPFLYNLFSDPEIIRLPFAWMQKPLAWMISTLRYQKSQENYKAIGGGSPLRRITEEQAIALQGSLQEKGHDIRVYVGMRYWNPFTEEAVAKIKRDQIEELVILPLYPQFSISTSGSSFRVLEKLWEQDPSLQKVDYTVIPSWYNRPGYLQAMTELIEQEIEHCDHPEQVQIFFSAHGVPVSYVEEAGDPYRDEIEGCTAAIMQTLNRPNPHVLAYQSRVGPVEWLKPYTDEVILELAKEGVKELVVVPISFVSEHIETLEEIDMEYRELAEEAGIEKFNRVPALNTHPVFINDLAEMVIEALNAPNIKFSDVAHPGKKTKMYPQESWEWGLTTTAEVWNGRLAMLGMIGILIEIMTGQGPLHFIGLL
- a CDS encoding UbiE/COQ5 methyltransferase codes for the protein MATILRSLSYRYQWLYDTISRLAALSVGGERRFRELALTGLTLTPETQILDLCCGSGQATGVLVEYSQNVTGLDASPLSLKRARNNVPQAQYVEGFAENMPFGDNSFDLVHTSAALHEMNPEQLQQILNEVYRVLKPGGIFTLVDFHSPTNPIFWPGVAMFLWLFETETAWQLLKTDLVQTLSQIGFNVNPPQLYAGGSLQVIHGVKSY